One Tistrella mobilis genomic window, CGGATTGGAGTGGTGCGGCGGAAATGATTTTGATCGGGCGATCTATGATTGGTTCGACACTGCGGCTTTGAGCGAATGCGGGCAATCATTCGACAGAGCCGCAGGGGGCATCGATCTGAGCCTTCTGCGGGCCTGCCGCAGGGCGAAGGAGACCCTGTCGGCCAGGCCGACCGTGCTGTTGCGGGGATTGCTGGCCGGGCAGCAGTATAAACAGTCCCTGGATCAAATGGTGCTGGAAGAGCTGATCGGCAGGCGGATCGAACAAACGGTCGGGCTGAGCGTCGATCTGGTACAGACTGCACGCCGTCGCGGCCATGCGGTGGACAGTGTGTTGCTGGTTGGTGGTTCCTCGCGGATTCCCCTGGTCCAGAGGCGGCTCCAGGAGGAACTGGCGCCTCTTTTTGAACGGTCAAATCCGATCCGGCTGGGCGCCACCGGCTTTGCGGTGGTGTTGGGCGCAGTCTATTGCCTGGTCTCGGCGGAGGAGCCCCTGGCGCCGGTATGCTTCCAGACGGCGATGCGCGCGCCTGGCACCGTGTTCCGTGACGTTAATGCGCCGTGGTGCCCGGCGATGGTGGTTCTGCCGCGCGGCCGGTTTCAGATGGGATCGCCGGAGAATGAGCCGGGGCGGAGTAACGACGAAGGTCCGCGCCACTGGGTGGAGATCGGCTACGATCTGGCGATCGGGACCTGTGCGGTGAGTTTTGCCGAATGGGATGCTTACGCGCCATGGGGATCGGGCCGGTATTATCCCTTCGATGAAGGCTGGGGACGGGATGACCGTCCGGTGATCAATGTGTCGTATGAGGATGTGCAACATTACCTGCGATGGTTGAACGATCGCCTTGGCCTGACGGGTCGTGAGGATCGTTATCGCCTGCCGAGCGAGGCGGAATGGGAATATGCGTGCCGGGGGGGGACGGTAACACCGTTCTGGTGGGGTGAGAGGATGACGATGTTCTCGCCCTGGTGGGTGTCCCGGAACATCACGACGCGGCAGGCGAACTATCGTGGCGATGGATCGAGCGGAGACTACCGGAAGAAGACGGTTCCTGTGCGCAGTTTCGCTCCGAATCCCTTTGGCCTTTATCAAATGCATGGGAATGTCTGGGAGTTGTGTGAGGATACGTGGCATGGAAATTATGAGGGGGCACCGGCGGACGGTTCCGCCCGGGCAAAGGCTGACACCTCATCCCGCGTCCTGCGCGGCGGTTCCTGGGACAACATTCAGCGGTTCCTCCGCGCCGCGTACCACAGCAGGTACGCCTCCGGCACCCGGAGCAGCACAATCGGGTTTCGTGTGGCCAGGACACTCACCTCATAAATCTTTACATCTTTACCGTTTGTCGCCAGGAAGTGAGTCCAGAGGGCTCCGCCCTCTGGAGAAAATTTTCAGAGGAGATATTCAGGAACAGGTCATTGGATCCGATGACAGCGGACCATTCCCGCCAGACCGGGGCGGCATTGGAGGCGATGTATCAGTTTCATCTTTGGCTGGTGCCTGCGGTGGCGCGTTTCCCCCGTTCGCAGAAGTTTCTTCTGGGGGACCGGATACAGGTGACGGCGCTTGACGCGCTGGAACGGCTGATCGAGGCGACCTATACACGCAACCGGATGAAGCTGCTCAGCGAGGCTAATCTGGGGGTGGAGACGCTGCGTTTCCTGTTCCGTCTGGCCCATGATATGGCCTGTCTTGATATGCGCCGCTACGAATATGCGGCCAGACAGATCGATGGGGTTGGCCGTTTGATCGGGGGTTGGATGAGGGCACACCGTGGCTCCACCTCGGCATGACCGCCTTTTCGACGCCTCCTTTCAGGCACTGCACGCTGCCGCTTGCCGCGCCATTCGCGGCAAGCGCAGGAAACCTGGCGCCGCCGCATTCATGGCGTCTCGGGAAAAGGCGTTGTTGCGGCTGGAGCGGGCATTGTGCGACGGATCAAGGCGTCCGGGCCGCTATGTCGAGATCGAGCTGTTCGATCCCAAGCACCGCATCGTCTCTGCCGCACCGTTCCCGGACCGGGTGGTGCATCACTCCTTCGGGTTTCGTGCGGCCAGTACACTCCGCTGCCGGAGCCGGCACCGCGGCTGCCCGTGAGTCCCTTCGGAACCTACGCCATCAGACCCAGGGAGGCGCACATGATACAGAACACCGTCCGTGACGGCCTGGAGCAGGCCGCCCGGGTGCTGGAGCCTGTGGATCCGGCTGCGGCATTGGATCTGCGCCGCTTGGCCGGGGAAGTCGACAAGCCCTGCACGGTTGCCGTGGTCGGTCGGGTCAAGCAGGGCAAGAGCAGCGTCGTCAATGCCCTGCTGGACGCCGACGTGGCGATGGAGGGGACAACGGAGACCACGGCGACGATCAACCACATGGTCTATGGCGTTCCTGACACGCCGGACCGTCCGGTTCTCTGCGTCTGGCGGGACGGCTCGATCGACGCCTGCGGCCGGGATTTTCTCGACAGTCTGCAAGGGCATGATCTCGCGACGCTTCAGCGTGCCAATGGCATCAGCCGGCTTGAATACCGGCTTCCCAACCCGTTCCTGCGCCAGGCGACCCTGGTCGACACACCGGGTACAGGGGCTGCCGTCGATGAGCACCAGAACCGCACGGCAGAGTATCTGGCCCTGGAAAATGAGCTGCGCCAGCGCCATGACGCGGAAACGCGGGCGATCGAGGGGCGGGCGGATGCCATCATCTATGTCACTGGTCATGTTCCTAAGAGCAACGATCTGCGATTCCTGGAGGCATTCGGCCGTGGAACCGACGAGCCGTCGCGGGCCCTGAAAGCCGTTGCCGTCATCACCAAAATCGATTCCCGGCCCGACGTCCTGTCCAACCCGGACGAGTTCGCTGCTGAATACGCTGAGGCGCTGAAGGGGCATATGAGCGCCGTGATCCCCGTATCCGCCAGTCTGTGCCGTGCTGCACGACGCCTGCAGGCTGATGAATGGGCCGGCATGGCCCGGCTCATCGACGGTGTGCGGCGCATTCCTCCGGCGACCCTGGAGCGTCTCCTCACCAGCGAGGAGTGGCTGACCGACGACGATGTTTCCAGTGGGTTGGATTTCGCGCCGCTGTCGCGGTCCGAGGTGCTGGATCTGCGCAGCATGGTCGAGCACTGGTCGGTTTTCGTCATCATCGCCGGCATCGCCGTCAACGACCGGGGGCTCGATCCGGCCGGGGTGGGCGCGCGCCTTACTGCGCTGTCCGGCTTCGAGCGGCTGCGTATGGTGCTGGACCGGCAGTTCTTCGCGCGTGGCCACATCCTGCGCTGTTTCCGTATCATGGACGACGCCATGGCGATGTTGCGCACGCTGCGCTACGACCGTATCACGGCGCTGCATGACGCGGCGGCGGCCGCGCAGCTTCGCCATCGGCGCTTCTCTGCTCTCCTGGCCGGTGCATTCGGCGACGCCGCGGTTCGGGCGGAATTGGCCGCGTTCCTGGAAGACGCTCTCGCCGACGACGCGGCAGCCCCGGGTCGCATGGAACACGCCCTCGACAAGGCCCAGCGTCTGCTGGAGCGCGTGTACGGAACCCTGGTGAAAAACAATCACGATTTTAACGCATTGCAAACGATGATGGCGAGCGTCGATCTGTTCAGCCCGGAGGAATGGGACGAACTCGAACCCCTGTTCGGGCGCTATGGCCTGGAGCGCAGCGCCCGTCTGCCGGGCAAGGGCAAGGACCGCGCCTATTGCGCGGCGCGCCAGTCCCATTGGAGCCAGCGCGCCCACCGCGAGCGCAATCCGGAGCGCCGGCTGGTCGCACAGGCGGCCGTGGAGCGGTACGGGGTGTTGATCCGTGAAGAAGGAAGCGGACGATAGGCGCCGTTTGACGACCGGCAGGCAGCCATCGGGGGTCAGTGCCTGTCCTTGCTGTTGGACAGGATTATGGTGCTGAGCAGGGTGCCGATGACAAAGCCGACGGGCCCCCCCGTCAACAGGGCGCCGCTCACCGGCAGGCCCGATCCGGTTCTGGAGATGGCTGTCTTGGCGCCTGTGGCCTTCGGTGCGACCTCAATCTGCCGTTCGCGCAGCATCTCGCGCAGCATGTCCGCGAGGTCGAGGAATAAGCCGGGCCGGCAGTCCAGCGCCCTTGCAAGGGCATCGAGCTGCGGTACGGTGATGTCTGCCTCGCCGAGTTCGATGCGGGACAGGGTCGGCTGGGATATTTCGGACTGCTTCGCCAGCTGGTTCTGTGACCAGCCCTTTTCCCGGCGCAGCACGGCAACGATCAGCCCGACCAGGCCGGTGTAGGTAGCCTCCAGGACCTTACCTTGCTGCCGCAAGGACGCCAGCGCGCCGGCAAGGCTGCGGATGTCGTTCATTTTCACTCTTGATCTTATTCATATCTAGATTTAAATCTGTACATCAGAATAAATAGGAATGCAAGGAACAACCCCCTGCGCCTCCCCGGCAGGCGCCGGACCGCCTCCTGTCATGAGGAGATCGTAGTGTGAGTCAGTCGCTGTTTGGCGATGATCTGCCGGATCTCTCCACCGTCCGCCTGGCGGCCGGGCTTTCGGAGGCCGCTCTGGCGTACAGCGTCAACGGTATCCTGGGCGAGGATTGGTTGTCCGCCGACCAGGTCGCCGTGATCGAGCGGAGGGACCCTGCGGGTGAGGGGCTGACCCGCAGGCAGCACCGGGCCTGGTATCAGGCATGCGGGTACGGCGACAAAATGCCCCCGCTCGACCTCGGCAATCCCTATGCACCGCTGCTCCATCGCCGAGAGACCATTATCGCACAGGTTCTGGGCTGGCCAGATCCGGCGTTCGGAGAAGAGGACGCGCAGGCGGGCTTCGACAAGGCCGGAATTCTGGCTGCCATGGCGATGTGGGTGCGCTTGCCGCGGCTTCTGGTGTCGGGCGGTTTCGATGCGGGCAAGACCTTCCTGTGTAAGGCGCTGATCGGTGATCCGCCGCACGAGCAGGGCGGGCTTCTGCGCTCCAACTATGCGCCGGAGACCAGGATGATCACGGTGATCATACATGTCGATCATCGCCCGCCCTGGCTCACCCAGCCGGTCGCCCTGATGTCCGCCGCCTTCGATCTCGACCGGCTGTACGACCGGCGGCATGTCGAGGCTGAGCTGATACTGGCGGGGGATCGCGCGCTGATCGAGCGGTTCGCCGTCCATCGTAAGGAAAGGCCGGGTGGTGCTGCGACCGACCAGCCGTGGGCCAGCGATGGCGGGGGCAGTACGGCCGATGCCGATACGCGGGTGGCTGAAAACGCCGCCTACTGTCTGGTTTTTATGGCAGCCCCTTTGCTGCGATCGCTCATCCTCATCGATCCGCCAGGCTTCGACAGCGGAATGGTACTCGACCAGGAGCGGGCCCGCAAAATGGCCGGGCTGGCGGACATTGTGGTGTTCCTGTCGCAATTCGTCGGCTTTCTGAACGTCCGCGATTTCAGTCTGCTGGCCGAACAGCTGCGTGCCCTGCAACTTTATCCGCGGCGTGTCTATCCCGGCATGGGCGCCTTCCGGAACCTCTTCGTGGTTGCCACCCACGCCCGCCAGAGCCCGGCGGATATCGACCATGTCCTGTCAGAAGGCGCGCGCCGTCTGTGGGCCGATTCAGAGCGATCCTCGAAGCTGTTCCAGCGGCGCGCCGCCGAGGCGGGAGAAGCGGATGGTGCCCCGGCGCGGCTGCTGGAGCGCTTCTTCGCTTTCTATCCGAACTACCCTTTCGCTCGCGAACCGCTACAGGAAGATCTGGCCGACCTGCTGGCCGGCCCGTTTCCGCGGGCATTTAATCGCCAGGCGAAGACCGTGACGGAGAGGATCCTTGAGTCAGCCCGGCAGTATTACGCCCGTCGCGTCACCCGGTTCGACGACCTCCTCAGCGGCCGGTTCCGTCCCGCAGACGAGGTGCGCGCTGCGGAAGCCGCCCGGGACGAAGTCGACCGCAGCATCGTCGATCATCGCCGCCGGATGGAAGCCATCATCGCTGAGGCGCGCCGCGCAGGTCTTGAAGCCGCCAATAATGTGACCGACGAACTGTATGATCCGGTCCGCACCGAACAGATGCTGCGCAGCAACTTCGAGCGCTATGACGACGCGCAACGGCATCTGAGCGCCTTCATCACGGAGACCATCCATGGACGCCTGGAGGATGCGCTCAACCAGCCCCTGCAATCTTACCAATCCCTGGTCCTGGGCTTCGCGCGCAAGGTGGTGTCTGTGGACCTCTCTAAGGCCAGCGTAGACGTCGACATAGCGCAGAACGATCTGCTGACACGGCTGGCCACAGTGTTCTTCAACAATGCACCGACCACGCGAGCCATCCTGCAGGCTATCTCCCCTCGCCGTGATCCGGCTCTCTTCTTCAACCTGCTGTGGCCCGTGGCGCCGACGGTGGCTGCGGCTCTGGCGATGATGTCCATTGGCAACTACGTGACCCGGTGGCCGGACCTGGCGAAAGCCGTTGTCGGCAAGCTCAGGGATACCAATCTGCGCGTTGCCCTGACGGAAGGTGTTGAAGCGACCTGCGCGTCGCTTCGCAAAGAGTTCGATACGCTCACCGCCAAGGCGCGGGCGGATCGCCTGGCAGATCTGGCACGCAAACAGCATCGCGCACGACAGTCCGGCGACGAGGCGATGGCATGCTTCCAACGCGACCGCGCGTGTGCAGAGACAAACCGCCGACGCATCGAGACGCTGCAACGAACGCTGCGCGACAGCGATCGCTGATTTCCTTTCTTCCTCAAGGAGACGTCGCCATGGATGGCAGTCCCTACTCCCATGATCTCAGAGGCATGCGGGAGGCCGCCGGCCTGACCACCGAGGATATGGCAGAACGCCTTGGCGTTTCCCCGGAGGTGGTGACCGCTCAGGAAGCCGACCCCGATAATGTCGTCATGGAACAGATCCGCCGCTGGATGGAAGCGACCGGACATGCGGGAGGTGGCGAAGCCATCAATCCCGGCACGCCCTACGCGCTGTTCACCGGTGAAGTATTGACCACCACTCGCTACCTCCAGGGCTGGACGGAGGAGGTGCCGGGTCTGGCCGCGCGGCTTCCCTCGGCGGCGGAGCTGGCGGCGAAGCTGCGCCGTTCGGTGCGCAAGCCCCGGGTCGTGTTGTGCGGAAGCTTCGATGCGGCGAAGACAACACTGGCGTCCCGGCTCCTCGGCCTGGCACCGGGAACCCTGCCGGCGTCCTTTTCTCCGACGACTAGTCTGATGGTTGAACTGCGCCATCTCGACGACCGCCCCGACTGGCTGGATGGCGAGGTTGCATATTTCAGGGCGGGGATCGACCTGGATCGGGTCGACGAGAGCGACCATGCGACATCCTGCCTGGTGCGGCAGGATACGCTCCAGTCGCTTGGCCGTTATGCGACGCATAGGGGCGAGACCTCCGATGCCGAGGAAGCCGAATTCGCGGTGGTCTATCTGGCGGCCGAGGCATTGAAGGCGTTCCGGGTCATCGACCTGCCCGGCCTCGGTTCAGGCAACCAGGGTGACGAGGACAAGGTGGCGCGCGCCATCGGCCTGGCCGATGTCCTGCTATACCTCAGCCCAGCCATCCGGTTTCTGACCGAAATCGATTTCCTCGTCCTGCCGCTGCTGCTGCGTGCCTTGCCGCAGGTACCGGGTCTTGATCCGCTTGAGACCGTCTTCATCGTCGCCAGCCATGCCGATGGTCCGGGTGCGGGGCTGGAGGCCATTCTCGACAGTGGCGCCGTCCGCTTGCACCGTCAGTTGATCGATAGCGTGTCGCCGGAGGAGGGCGGCACCGCCATGCCGACCGAGGCGGATCTGCGTCGGCGCTTTTTCACCTTCTCGGCGCAGCAGCCGGTGCTCGCCGCAGAGCTGTCTGCGTCCCTTGAGACGCTGCTGGGCAGGACCCTGCCGGCACCGTTCATGGCACAGCTTCGCCATACAGCCGCCGATATGTTCGACAGCGCCGTTCAGAGCTGCGAAGCACAGGAGAAGGCACTTCTGGCCCTGAAGGCCGATCGCGAGGAGGCGCATCGGGAGCTTGATCGGCTGAAGGCGACGGAGATGGAACGCGATGACCTGGTCCGGCAGGGGCAATCGCGGATCACCGAACTTATCACGAACGAGTTTGCCGCGGCCAAGGAGGACGTCGATGACATCCTGGAGCGCGGGTTGACCATCGAGAGCATTGAAGAACGCATCCGGCAGAGTTTTGCCGACAACGAGAAGGATGACGCCAGAGAACGGGCCCTGCCTCTGATCGTCGGCCTGCTCCAGGCGGAGGTTTCCGGGGCAGCCATGGCCAGAATGGAGCGCATCGAGGGCGAGGTCCGGCAGTTTATCGGCGACTATAACGCCTATTTCGATCCTGGCGAGGCCATGGCCCGGCTGGAGTTGCCTCGCCTGGATACGGCCCGGATGTTCCGCGTCGGCACGGCCAGTGCCGGGTTGGTGCTTGGCACGCTGAGCACGATGGGGATCACCGTGTTGTTCCCCATCGCACCTCTGCTGGGGATGGCGCTGGCAATCTTCAGCACCTACAGTCTTATCAGAACACTGCGGCAGGGCTGGCAGCGGGTGATGGCCCAGCGTATCCGGCAACGGCTGCACGAGGCTGCGTTCGGCCCCGCCCTGCAGAAGGCTGTGCGGCGGATGTTCCGCGAGGTCGGGGAACGATTCGACCTTGGCGTCCGCGATATGGAGGTCGGTGCGAAGTCGTATCAGTCGCGTCTGGACGCGGTGCTGGATGGCGAGAGCTCGGACGAGGCCATCGACGCGATGCTGGATCTCACGCGCCGCTTCACCGTGTTCCTCCGCCTCATTCCGTGGAGCCGGTCATGAATCAGCCCGCGAGCCTACCCCATGATCTTGTGCGTGGATTCAACGCTGCTCTGGTCATTCCCGCCACGGCCTCAACCGTCAAGCAGGCGCAGCGAGAGGCGGCCCGGGAGCTTCACGTGCTCGCCGACTATCATCGCGCCGCGCGCGCCTCTGGCGGCTTGCCCGCCCTGTCGCGCGCTGAACGCCAGGCTATTTATCGGGTCGCCGAGGTTATTGCCGAGCAGGGCATCAATGGCACGACCTATCTTCTGGCGGTGAAAACCGCCGCGACGCTTGGCGGCATGGATGGCGGGATGCTGGCTCAGGTGGGCGTGACCCTGAATACGATGGTCACGCCTGGTCAGACCCAGGCCTTTAACCCCGCTCGCAGCCTGTTCCGTGGAATTGGATTTGAGCCGGACTGGCTCGCCGCGCTGCCGGACTCTGCCGTTCCACGCTTCGCGGAGATGGTCGGGCGTATTGCCGCGCGTTGTGGCTACGGCCTGGACCCGTCGCGGCAACGACCGGCTCTGCCGGTCAGAGTCGGACGCGACTGGGAGCATATGCTGACATCTGCGACCACTGGAAAGGCGGGTTGACCGGTACGGTCCGCTCCGCTCCGCCAGCGGGGCGGGCCCTGGTCCGGCATGCTGATAGTCGAGAGTGGGAACAGATCATGACATTGCGTGTACTCGGGATTGATTTCGGAACCACCTATAGCAGCATGGCGACGCTTGACCCGGTAAGCGGACGTGCAACGGTCCTTCGGAACGCGGAAGGCGAGGAAAAGACCCCGTCGCTGGTATATTTCGGTGCCGACGGCACGCTGGTGGGGACGCCGGCCCAGAATATCATGCTGGAGGATGAGGAAGAGGCGGCGTGGGTGTTCATGGCGCCGAAGCGCTATCTCGGTGACGGGGATTTCGTACGGGCGCTTCCGGATGGTCGCGTGGTGACGGCCGTGGACGCAGTGGCGGCGATTCTGACCAAACTGCGGGAAGATGCCGAGGCGCTGCATTTCGGCGGTCCGGTGGGGCCGGTGGTTCTGACCTGCCCGGCAAGCTTCGGGCCTTCGGCGCGTGACGCGCTCCGCGAAGCGGCGGCGCGGGCGGGGTTGGGGGATGTCCGGCTGGTGGAGGAGCCTGTGGCCGCCGGCCATGCCGGGTTGCGGGACCAGGGACAGCGCCTGGGTAATGTCGTGCTGGTGTACGACCTGGGGGGTGGAACCTTCGACGCTGCGGTGCTGCGGCGAGTGGAGGATGGCTACCGGGTGGTGGTGGCGCCCCGAGGGCTGGACCGGTGCGGCGGCGAGGATTTCGACCGGTCGGTCTATCGGTGGTTCGACGGGGCGGCGCGGGAGGAGCATGGAAGGTCCTTCGACGCCTCTGACGGCAGCTTCAACTCTCCTGTGCTGCGGGCCTGCCGGATGGCGAAGGAAGCCCTGTCGTCGAAGCCAAAGGTGACTTTGCGGGGGGTCCTGGCGGGACAGCGCCATAAGCAGGATCTGGATCAGGCGACCCTGGAAGGGTTGATCGACGAGCGTATCGCTGCGACGGTGCGCCTGAGCAAGGACCTTGCAGATGCGGCGGATCGGCGCGGGCATGCGATAGAGCATGTGTTGCTGATCGGGGGGTCGTCACGAATACCGCTGGTGACGCGACAGATCGTCGAGGCGCTGACAGAGCCGCGGGGTCTGCCGGAACCGTTGCGGCTCGGCGCCACCGATTTCGCAGTGGCGATGGGGGCGGTCTATGCGCTGGTTGCTCTTGACGACATGGCCCCCTCCGCTGGGTCGCCGTGGCGGGTACGGGCGCCTGGCACCGTGTTCCGTGACGTTGATGCGCCGTGGTGCCCGGAGATGGTGGTTCTGCCGCGCGGCCGGTTTCAGATGGGATCGCCGGAGGATGAGCCGGGGCGGAGTAACGACGAAGGTCCGCGCCACTGGGTGGAGATCGGCTACGATCTGGCGATCGGGACCTGTGCGGTGAGCTTTGCCGAATGGGATGCTTACGCGCCGCGGGGATCGGAGCGATATCATCCATTCGATCACGGGTGGGGACGGGATGATCGTCCGGTGATTAATGTGTCGTATGAGGATGTGCAACATTACCTGGACTGGGTGAACGATCGTCTTGGCCTGACGGGCCGTGAGGATCGTTATCGCCTGCCGAGCGAAGCGGAATGGGAATATGCGTGCCGGGGTGGTAGGGAGACACCGTTCTGGTGGGGCGGGAGCATCACGCGGCGGCAGGCGAACTATAGTGGAGACTATACTAATGCCGTCAAATGGCTTGGAGAATATTTTAAAAGGACCGTTGCTGTGCGCAATTTTGTTCCGAATCCCTTCGGTCTTTATCAGACGCATGGGAATGTTTTGGAATGGTGTGAGGATACATGGCATAAAGATTATATTGGCGTACTGACGGATGGCTCGGCATTAGTAAAAAAATCCTCACCAATCCGTATCCTGCGCGGCGGTTCCTGGAACGACGATTCGAGGAATCTCCGCTCCGCGTCCCGCAACTGGTTCCCCTCTGCCACCCGGCTCAGCTGGATTGGGTTTCGTGTGGCCAGGACACTCATCTCATAAATATTTACAATCTTTATCTTATATAGGGTGTGTTTCAGAAAAAAAAAGATCTAAATAATTGAGTCAAGACAGCAAGAAATTCCGAAGAAAATTTGTTCTTTAGAGAACATTATTTTGAACACGTAATTGGATACGACCACCCGCGGTGGAGCGCTCTCCCGTTCGCAGAAGTTTCCTCTGGGGAGGGCCGGATACAGGCGACGGCGCTTGACACGCTGGAACGCCACCGGATTTCACCTGGGGCGAGCTGGTCAGGCTGCTGGAAGGGCTGGGATACAGCGAGGCGGCGACCGGCAAGACAGGCGGGTCCCGTCGCCGGTTTATCCATGACACCGCGCCGACCATCGCATTGCACAAGCCGCACCCCGGCAACATCGTCAGGATGTACGTCATCGAGGATGTGTTGCGGGTGCTGACCGAGGAGGGTCTGATATGAGCATGATGCTGGAATATAAGGGCTATCTCGGCTCGGTCGAGTACAGTGACGAGGACGAGGTGTTGCACGGGCGGCTGGAGTTCATCCGTGATCTGGTGACCTATGAGGGCGTGGACGGAAAAGGCCTCAAGGCTGCTTTTCACGAGGCCGTGGACGATTACCTTGAGCTTTGCGCGGCTCAGGGCCGTAAACCCGATATGCCTCTGAAGGGCAGCTTCAACGTCCGGCCCGGCCGCGATCTGCACCGCCGCGCCATGCTCTATGCCAGGCGCCGGGGCGTGAATCTGAATACCGTCGTCAGTGACGCCCTGCGTCGTTTTCTCGACCACGAGGACCATGCAGCCTGATCTTCTGTGATCCGGTCGTGCTCGAAGCCGAGGTATGACCTCGGCGAGTCGAGACAGAAGGCGGAGGCAGACCAAGACCGCTGAATTATCGGTAGGGTGTTGCCTGCGGTCAGCGCCCTATATCTCCATAAAAATGCATATGCATACGAAAATTCGTTTCAAATCATGGACTTGAGCTGAATTGCCTGGCAAGGGTGCAGAGTTTAGCATAAATACATATATACATAACTGTGAAAATGTAATGTCTCCCGCCCCTGGTTCGACGCGGGCCGCAGGCCGGTCGAACCTCGCGGTAGCGAGGACGAGGGCGACGCCCCTCGTCCCGACACCTCTGGCACGGCCGCGGCGAAGGCCTCCGGTCAACCCCCGAAGCCCGCAGGCGGGACGCCGGCTCTGCCGGCGTGGGGTTGAGGGGAGGCCTTCGGTGTGGCAGATGGTTAGTGATCAACGGTCCCTGAGGGCTGCATCGACAGCGACGACCGTCGACAGGATGCCGCCACGGATCGCTGGCGGGACGGCCCACCAGGCCCTGACCAGGCGTTCAGTGTCAGGGTCGAAGGCCTTGCTTGCAGGCATCCCACCCAGACCTTCAAAGAAGAAGGCGGGGGACACACCCAGCACCTTCGCGATCAGGCTGAGGCGGTCTGCGGAGACCCGATTGCGGCCTTTCTC contains:
- a CDS encoding helix-turn-helix domain-containing protein, coding for MNDIRSLAGALASLRQQGKVLEATYTGLVGLIVAVLRREKGWSQNQLAKQSEISQPTLSRIELGEADITVPQLDALARALDCRPGLFLDLADMLREMLRERQIEVAPKATGAKTAISRTGSGLPVSGALLTGGPVGFVIGTLLSTIILSNSKDRH
- a CDS encoding Hsp70 family protein, yielding MTLRVLGIDFGTTYSSMATLDPVSGRATVLRNAEGEEKTPSLVYFGADGTLVGTPAQNIMLEDEEEAAWVFMAPKRYLGDGDFVRALPDGRVVTAVDAVAAILTKLREDAEALHFGGPVGPVVLTCPASFGPSARDALREAAARAGLGDVRLVEEPVAAGHAGLRDQGQRLGNVVLVYDLGGGTFDAAVLRRVEDGYRVVVAPRGLDRCGGEDFDRSVYRWFDGAAREEHGRSFDASDGSFNSPVLRACRMAKEALSSKPKVTLRGVLAGQRHKQDLDQATLEGLIDERIAATVRLSKDLADAADRRGHAIEHVLLIGGSSRIPLVTRQIVEALTEPRGLPEPLRLGATDFAVAMGAVYALVALDDMAPSAGSPWRVRAPGTVFRDVDAPWCPEMVVLPRGRFQMGSPEDEPGRSNDEGPRHWVEIGYDLAIGTCAVSFAEWDAYAPRGSERYHPFDHGWGRDDRPVINVSYEDVQHYLDWVNDRLGLTGREDRYRLPSEAEWEYACRGGRETPFWWGGSITRRQANYSGDYTNAVKWLGEYFKRTVAVRNFVPNPFGLYQTHGNVLEWCEDTWHKDYIGVLTDGSALVKKSSPIRILRGGSWNDDSRNLRSASRNWFPSATRLSWIGFRVARTLIS
- the avd gene encoding diversity-generating retroelement protein Avd encodes the protein MTADHSRQTGAALEAMYQFHLWLVPAVARFPRSQKFLLGDRIQVTALDALERLIEATYTRNRMKLLSEANLGVETLRFLFRLAHDMACLDMRRYEYAARQIDGVGRLIGGWMRAHRGSTSA
- a CDS encoding SUMF1/EgtB/PvdO family nonheme iron enzyme — encoded protein: MSRHILAIDLGTTYSSMATLDPVGGRAVVLRNAEDEEKTPSVVYFGADGTMVGTPAEHMLEDEEESRAVFMAPKRYLSDSDFLLALPDGRMVTAVDAVTAILTKLREDAEALHFGGPVGPVVLTCPASFGPSARDALREAAARAGLGDVRLVDEPVAAALAGLRDSQGQLGQSVLAYDLGGGTFDAAVLRRDGNGYRLAAEPGGLEWCGGNDFDRAIYDWFDTAALSECGQSFDRAAGGIDLSLLRACRRAKETLSARPTVLLRGLLAGQQYKQSLDQMVLEELIGRRIEQTVGLSVDLVQTARRRGHAVDSVLLVGGSSRIPLVQRRLQEELAPLFERSNPIRLGATGFAVVLGAVYCLVSAEEPLAPVCFQTAMRAPGTVFRDVNAPWCPAMVVLPRGRFQMGSPENEPGRSNDEGPRHWVEIGYDLAIGTCAVSFAEWDAYAPWGSGRYYPFDEGWGRDDRPVINVSYEDVQHYLRWLNDRLGLTGREDRYRLPSEAEWEYACRGGTVTPFWWGERMTMFSPWWVSRNITTRQANYRGDGSSGDYRKKTVPVRSFAPNPFGLYQMHGNVWELCEDTWHGNYEGAPADGSARAKADTSSRVLRGGSWDNIQRFLRAAYHSRYASGTRSSTIGFRVARTLTS
- a CDS encoding type II toxin-antitoxin system HicA family toxin translates to MVRLLEGLGYSEAATGKTGGSRRRFIHDTAPTIALHKPHPGNIVRMYVIEDVLRVLTEEGLI
- a CDS encoding dynamin family protein; the protein is MIQNTVRDGLEQAARVLEPVDPAAALDLRRLAGEVDKPCTVAVVGRVKQGKSSVVNALLDADVAMEGTTETTATINHMVYGVPDTPDRPVLCVWRDGSIDACGRDFLDSLQGHDLATLQRANGISRLEYRLPNPFLRQATLVDTPGTGAAVDEHQNRTAEYLALENELRQRHDAETRAIEGRADAIIYVTGHVPKSNDLRFLEAFGRGTDEPSRALKAVAVITKIDSRPDVLSNPDEFAAEYAEALKGHMSAVIPVSASLCRAARRLQADEWAGMARLIDGVRRIPPATLERLLTSEEWLTDDDVSSGLDFAPLSRSEVLDLRSMVEHWSVFVIIAGIAVNDRGLDPAGVGARLTALSGFERLRMVLDRQFFARGHILRCFRIMDDAMAMLRTLRYDRITALHDAAAAAQLRHRRFSALLAGAFGDAAVRAELAAFLEDALADDAAAPGRMEHALDKAQRLLERVYGTLVKNNHDFNALQTMMASVDLFSPEEWDELEPLFGRYGLERSARLPGKGKDRAYCAARQSHWSQRAHRERNPERRLVAQAAVERYGVLIREEGSGR
- a CDS encoding dynamin family protein, with amino-acid sequence MDGSPYSHDLRGMREAAGLTTEDMAERLGVSPEVVTAQEADPDNVVMEQIRRWMEATGHAGGGEAINPGTPYALFTGEVLTTTRYLQGWTEEVPGLAARLPSAAELAAKLRRSVRKPRVVLCGSFDAAKTTLASRLLGLAPGTLPASFSPTTSLMVELRHLDDRPDWLDGEVAYFRAGIDLDRVDESDHATSCLVRQDTLQSLGRYATHRGETSDAEEAEFAVVYLAAEALKAFRVIDLPGLGSGNQGDEDKVARAIGLADVLLYLSPAIRFLTEIDFLVLPLLLRALPQVPGLDPLETVFIVASHADGPGAGLEAILDSGAVRLHRQLIDSVSPEEGGTAMPTEADLRRRFFTFSAQQPVLAAELSASLETLLGRTLPAPFMAQLRHTAADMFDSAVQSCEAQEKALLALKADREEAHRELDRLKATEMERDDLVRQGQSRITELITNEFAAAKEDVDDILERGLTIESIEERIRQSFADNEKDDARERALPLIVGLLQAEVSGAAMARMERIEGEVRQFIGDYNAYFDPGEAMARLELPRLDTARMFRVGTASAGLVLGTLSTMGITVLFPIAPLLGMALAIFSTYSLIRTLRQGWQRVMAQRIRQRLHEAAFGPALQKAVRRMFREVGERFDLGVRDMEVGAKSYQSRLDAVLDGESSDEAIDAMLDLTRRFTVFLRLIPWSRS